From the Anaerobacillus alkaliphilus genome, the window AAGGTATTTACACAAGTTGATGAATACCGTAAGCCAGGAAGTATTGTAAGTTCAAATACATCAGGTATTTCTATAGAAGCGATGGCAGAAGGACGTTCTGAAGATTTCCGTAAGCACTTCTTAGGAACACACTTCTTTAATCCACCAAGATACTTAAAACTTTTAGAGGTTATCCGCACAAAGGATACAAGTGATGAAGTGTTCCAATTTATGAAACAATTTGGGGAAGATGTGCTTGGTAAAGGTGTTGTTGAGGCAAAAGACACGCCAAACTTTATCGCCAATCGTATTGGAACATATGGATTATTAGTCACTGTTGATCAAATGGTCAAAGGCGGTTACTCAGTAGGTGAGGTTGACTCAGTCACTGGTCCTGCATTAGGAAGACCGAAAAGCGCTACTTTCCGTACTTTAGACGTAGTTGGTTTAGATACATTCTTACACGTAGCGAAAAACGTGTACGACCAAGTTGAAGGAGCAGAAAAAGCTGTATTTGATCCACCACAATTTATGCGAGACATGGCTGAAAGAGGCTGGCTTGGAAGTAAGTCTGGCCAAGGATTTTTCTTAAAGAAAAAAGGGGAAAACGGTAGTGAAATCCTTGAACTAGACTACAACACAATGGAATATGTGCCTGGGAAGAAATTAAAGGCAGCATCTGTTCAGGCGAGTAAACAAGCAAAAGGCAGAAGCGAAAAATTGAAAGCGCTTGTATACGCAAAAGACCGCGCTGGAGAGCTAGTGTGGAACATCCTAAAGCCAGTCCTGATTTACTCTGCAGAGAAAGCGACCGAGATTGCTGATGATATTTTAGCGATCGACCAAGCGATGAAGTGGGGCTTTGGTTGGGAACTAGGACCGTTTGAAACGTGGGATGCGATTGGCGTAGCAAAATCAGTCGAGCGCATGGAAGCTGAAGGCGAAACTGTACCTGCTTGGGTAAAAGAAATGCTTGAAAAAGGTCACAAATCGTTTTATGAAGGTCGAAATCGTTTTTATGAAAACGGTGACTATACAACAGCAGTTGAAAATCCAAAAGTTATCCATATTAAAACATTGAAAGAAAATGAAAAGATCATTAAAAAGAATTCTGGTGCATCACTCATTGATATTGGTGACGACGTTGCCGTTCTAGAGTTTACATCACCCAACAATTCAATTGGGTTAGATGTCATGCAGATGATCAACTATTCAATAGAAGAAGTTGCAAAAAACTACAAAGGGCTTGTCATTAACAACCAAGGGAAAAACTTCTGTGTTGGTGCCAATTTAATGATGATCTTGATGGAAGCTCAAGACGATAATTTCTATGAGATTGATCTAGTAGTTCGTCAATTCCAAAAGACAATGGCAAATATTCGCTATTCACCGAAACCGGTTGTAACGGCTCCGTTTGGAATGACTCTAGGAGGCGGTACTGAAATCGCTTTACCTTCAGCTCGTATCCAGGCTTCAGTTGAGACATATATGGGCTTAGTAGAAGTAGGTGTTGGGTTAATTCCTGGTGGAGGCGGTAACAAAGAGCTTTACTTACGTCTCTTAGAAGGCTTACCAGAAGGAGCTCAAATCGACTTACAAGCAATTGCTAACCGCACATTTGAAACGATTGCCATGGCGAAAGTCTCAACATCTGCTCATGAAGCTGCAAAACTTGGATTTATCCGTCCGCAAGATGGAATTAGTATGAACGGTGATCACCTATTACATGATGCGAAACAACACGTTATCCACTTGGATAATCAAGGCTACCAACCACCGCAACGTAAGAAAATCCCTGTTGTTGGTGAAAGTGGTTATGCAACGATGCTGTTAGGAGCAAAAACGATGCAATTTGGCGGGATGATCTCTGACCACGACTTAAAAATTGCTCAAAAGCTTGCTTTCACAATTGCCGGTGGTCGTGTACCAAAAGGCACATTAGTTGATGAGCAGTATCTCTTAGACATTGAAAGAGAAGCTTTCTTAAGTCTTGTTGGGGAACCAAAAACGCAACAACGTATGCAATACATGTTAACGAAAGGTAAACCGTTACGTAACTAACAGTACGAGTTCATGAAGGAGGGAAGATCGTGAGAGAAGCGGTTATTGTTGCAGGTGCTAGAACACCTGTCGGAAAAGCAAAAAAAGGAACATTAGCAAGTGTTCGTCCTGACGATTTAGGGGCGCTTACAGTTAAAGAAACACTTAAACGAGCTGGGAATTTTGATCCTAGTAAAATAGATGACATTATTATCGGATGTGCGATGCCTGAGGCGGAACAAGGTATGAATATGGCACGAAATATCGGTGCTTTAGCAGGGCTTCCTGACACGGTTCCAGCGATTACGATTAATCGTTATTGCTCTTCAGGATTACAAAGTATCGCCTACGGTGCAGAACGCATTATGTTAGGCCATGCAAATGCGATTATCGCAGGTGGAGCAGAAACTATGACAATGATCCCGATGGGTGGTCACGTCATTGCTCCAAACCCAACATTAGTCGAAAATGCTCCAGAATATTATATGGGCATGGGTTTTACAGCTGAAGAAGTGGCCCGTAAGTATGAAATTAGCCGCGCGGACCAAGACGCATTCGCTGTAGAAAGTCATCGGAAAGCTGCCAAAGCAATTGAAGAAGGTAAATTTGCAGACGAGATCGTACCAGTCGAAGTAACACTTCGTTCTGTAGGCGCTGACAATAAATTAAAAGAAAAGAAAATCTTATTTGCTAAAGATGAAGGTGTACGTATTGATACGACACTTGAAGGACTAGGCAAATTAAGACCAGCATTCCACCCAAAAGGAACGGTAACAGCAGGTAACGCATCACAAATGAGTGATGGTGCTGCTTCAGTATTAGTGATGGACCGTGAAATGGCAGAAGCAGAAGGGTTAACACCATTGGTTCGCTTCCGTTCATTTGCAGTCGCAGGTGTTCCACCACAAATCATGGGGATTGGACCAGTTGAAGCAATCCCTAAAGCTCTTAAACTAGCAGGTTTAGAGTTATCTGATATTGGCTTATTTGAACTGAATGAAGCTTTTGCTTCTCAAAGTTTACAGGTAATTCGTCACTTAAACCTTGATATGAATAAGGTAAATGTTAATGGTGGAGCAATCGCTCTAGGCCATCCACTAGGATGCACAGGTACGAAGCTAACATTATCACTTATTCATGAAATGAAACGTCGCGGCGAGCAATTCGGTGTCGTTACAATGTGTATCGGCGGCGGTATGGGAGCTGCTGGAGTGTTTGAACTAATCTAGAAGTGCAATTATGAATTATGAATTTTGAATTATGAATTGTTGTGGGGGAATGCTTTGGAGCATTTCTCCAAGCTAGATTAATAGAATTATGTATTTTGGATTGTTGTAAGTACATCGAAGCGGTACTAAGAACAATTCATCATTCATAATTGACAATTATCAATTAACTAAGGGGGTCTTTATAAATGGCAACGGCTGATAAGGTTATTAAAGGTGGAGCGTTTTTATTAGACGATATTACGGCTGATAAAGTTTTTACTCCAGAGGATTTTACTGATGAGCAATTAATGATTGCAAAAACAACGGAAGATTTCGTGGTGGAGCAAGTTGTACCAGAGATTGAGCATATTGAAAATCATGAATTTGACCGTTCTGTTCGCTTATTAAAAGAAGCGGGTGAACTAGGTCTATTAGGTGCCGATGTTCCTGAAGAATACGGCGGAATCGGTTTAGATAAAATTAGTTCTTCGTTAATCACAGAGAAGTTTGCACTATCTGGGTCTTTCTCTTTAAGCCATGGTGCTCACGTAGGGATTGGTTCACTTCCTATCGTATTTTTCGGTAATGAAGAGCAAAAGCAAAAGTACCTACCTGGTCTTGCAACAGGTGAGTTATTAGCAGCATATGCTTTAACTGAGCCAAGTTCTGGATCTGATGCATTAGGAGCAAAAGCTACAGCAAGATTAAATGAAGCTGGTACTCATTATGTATTAAATGGTGAAAAACAATGGATCACAAACGCTGGTTTTGCAGACGTATTCGTTGTGTATGCAAAAATTGATGGTGAACACTTCTCGGCTTTCATCGTTGAAAGAGAGTTTGAAGGAGTATCAACTGGTCCAGAAGAAAAGAAAATGGGCATAAAAGGATCTTCTACACGTACATTAATTTTAGAAGATGCTTTAGTTCCAAAAGAGAATTTACTAGGTGAAATTGGTAAAGGTCACGTCATTGCCTTCAACATCCTTAACGTTGGTCGTTATAAGCTTGGGGTAGGTTGTGTAGGTGGTGCTAAGCGTGTGCTTGAAATCTCTGTGAAATACGCAAACGAGCGTAAGCAGTTTAAGCAACCAATTTCTCAATTTCCTTTAATTCAAGAAAAGCTTGGAACAATGGCGGCAAAAACGTACGCAGCAGAAAGTTCAATCTACCGTACAGGTGGTTTAATTGAAGATAGCTTCAATGCATTATCAGATGAAGAGAAAAACGACGGCAAAGCAGTTGCGAAAGCAATCGCTGAATACGCAATCGAATGCTCTTTAAATAAAGTATTTGGTTCAGAAGCACTAGATTATGTGGTTGATGAAGGTGTTCAAATCCATGGTGGAAATGGCTTCATGGCTGAGTACGAAATCGAGGCTGCTTACCGTAATTCTCGTATTAACCGTATTTTTGAAGGAACAAACGAGATTAACCGCATGTTAGTCCCTGCAACAATTTTACGTAAAGCGATGAAAGGTGAGCTTCCATTCCTTGAAAAAGCTACTTCATTACAAGAAGAATTAATGATGATGATGCCTCAAGAAATTGGCGATGAGCCACTAGAGCAAGAAAAATATTTAGTGTCTATGGCTAAGAAGGTCTTTTTAATGGTAGCTGGAACAGGCGCTCAAAAGTTTGGTCCCGCACTACAAAAAGAGCAAGAAATCTTAGCAAAGGTTGCTGAACTAGCTAACGAAGTGTTTGCGATGGAATCAGTCGTTCTAAGAACTGAAAAAGCAATTGACCGTAACGGAGTTGATGCTAACAACCAAAAACTTCTGATGACGCGAGTATATTGCCAAGAAGCATTCAACCATATCGAAGCAACAGCAAAAGAATCATTAGTTGCTATGGAAGAGGGCGATACTCTACGTACGATGCTATCAATCCTGCGTAAGTTAACTCGTCACACACCAACAAACGTTGTAGCTCTAAAACGTGAAATTGCTCAAAAACTAATTGAAGCAGAACGTTACGTAGTTTAATCGACCTTACATTGTTTACAAATTTGGAGCCAAAGGCTCCAAAATATTAATAATCCTCCTTTCTAAAGAAAGGGCATTCTCCTCTCTACTAAACTCAAGTGAAAAAGTCCCATTATGGGGCTTTTTCGCTTTTTTATAGATTAAAAATTAAATACCCAATACGGGTATTTTTTTAAGTTTGGATCATAAATGTGCTTGTTTGGACTGTAAATCGTATAGTTTGGACAGTAAAGTTGTAAGTTTGGACTGTAAATTCCCTATTTTGGACTGTAACCTAATAATAACTTCAGAAGAAAATGAAAAGATTAAATTACCGAAAAGAGATTCCCCACATTAGAGTATGAACATCGGCTTTGGTTAGATAATAAGAACGTATAAATGATCAATTTTTACGAAAAGGGGTAGCGAAATGAAGGATCAAGAAAACGAAATAGTCTATGATGGTACACTAGAGCTCGACCGTTCATTTGTCAAAGAGTTTAATGGGATAGATGCAACTGTTCAACAAGGGATTCAAGAAGCTTGGAACTCCGGAATTAATGATAAAACATTAGAAAAACGAGCAGAAGATATGAAAGATCGAATGGATTCATAGTATGATGAAGGGGGGATGGGAATTGTCCTATTCCTTTTTTATTTGGCTGTTTTAGCAAAGTTTGTTTCTTTCGTAAAAATCCCAAAATCCGGCTTTTCACACAAAGTACTCAGAATTCACCACTAATTTAGTAAGTATCTCTTTTCTTACATAACTTAGTGTGTAATAAAGCATTTTTCTGATTATTTAAGGGTGAAAAAGCAAGCAACAGTTTTTTTGTGCGACGAGTAACCGCAGGAGCAAAGTTTACGAAAAGAGCCTTTCATTATGCGATAAAGGAGGAACATTGCGATGGCAATCACGTTTTATTCGTACCCTAAATGTGGGACATGCCGAAATGCTAAGAAATGGTTGGAAGCGAATGGGGTAGACTTTGAAGAGGTACATATTGTTGAGAACCCACCTACACATGAAGAAATTAAAAGCATGTATGAAACAAGCGGGTTAGAGTTAAAAAAATTCTTGAATACAAGTGGGCAAAAGTATCGTGAGTTAGGACTGAAAGATAAGATTAAGGTTGCTTCAGAGGAAGAGGTTATTGAATTGTTAAGCTCTGATGGCATGTTATTAAAAAGACCAATTGTTACAGATGGAAAAACAGTAACAGTAGGTTTTAAAGAAGAACAGTTTGAGCAAACTTGGAAATAGAAGTTTTTAATTTATTTCAAAAACATACAATTGAGAACTTTAAACTCTAAACTAATAAAGGTATAATAGAAACAGAAAGTTTTTCTACCATAATGTGGTTAATTAGAAGGTTGGAGGGAACAGAAATGAATATACCAAAAGAGTTAAGATACTCAGAAGAACATGAATGGGTAAAAGTTGAAGGAAACCAAGTACGTATCGGAATTACTGATTTCGCACAGTCAGAATTAGGTGATATCGTGTTTGTTGAACTTCCTGAAGTTGGAGATGAGATTCAAGCGGACGAGCCATTTGGTAGCGTTGAGTCTGTTAAAACTGTTTCTGAGCTTTACGCTCCTATTAGCGGTAAAGTAGTTGCTATCAACGATGGTTTAGATGATTCACCTGAATTAGTTAACGAATCTCCATATGAAAACGCATGGATGATTGTAATTGAGCCAAGTGATAATTCAGAATTAGAAAAATTAATGTCTGCTGAAGAATATGAAGCAATGATTAAACAAGATTAATACCAAAAGCTCTCGACCAGTCAATCGGCCGAGAGCTTTTATATTTTGCCTAATCCTTTAGGTTTTTCATTTTCCATTTTACATTCTACATGAGTTACCCACAAACAATTCACAATTCAAAATTGACAATTGACAATTCTCCTTTAACACCAACCCATATCGCAATCATCTACATACTTCTTCGTATACTCAGTCGTATCGTCTTCTTGTTTATAGATCTTATCATTTTTAAACTCAAAGCCTTCAGCCATTTCATAGTGATTCCCTTGATTCGTCAGGATGATCTGTCCAACTTTTCTTTCATCAAGGAAAAGACTCATTCGACTTCCTTCTTCTAGCTTGCCTTGGACTTTGCTTGTGATATCAATTTTCTTTTCCAATGGTTTCCCTCCTAGTCCCTTTTACTAATAGCGTACCCTAGATTTCTCGAATGTTTTAAGGTATTAAATGGGAGTAAAAAAATAGTTCAAAGTACTTTCAAATTTTCTGGAAATCGACTATTATATTTAGGGACGCGAAATATGTGCGAGAAGGAGTCAACCAAGTGGGCAAATTTTTCGGAGATTGGAATACCCAATATAAAGGCTACAACAGCAATGTACGATTATTCTTGCTGTCATCAATTTTGGGCCATATCGGTATGGGTATTTTCATGATCATCTATAATTATTATATTCGTGAGCTAGGTTTCGATGAACAAGTGAATGGTAAAGTGATTGCCATGACAGCTACAGCTCAAGCCATTATGCTTCTTCCAGCGGGGATTTTAAGTGATCGCATTGGAAGGAAAAAAGTGATTTTTATTGGAGGCTTGCTATCAGCGATTGTCTTCTTATCAAGGGCAATTTTTGTTGAAGAATCGCTCCTTTTAACAGCTGCTTTTCTAAGCGGTATTTTTATGGCATTCATTCAAGTATCAACAATTCCACTCCTAGCTGAGAATTCAAATGAAAAGCAAAGAGTGCATCTATTCAGCTTTAATTTTGCGATTATGATGGTCGCTAGTGTGATTGGGAATATGTTAGGCGGAAGTTTGAGTGATGGTCTCCAAACGTTTTTATCCTTGGATGGCGTTACAAGTATCCGAATAACATTAATCATTGGAGCTTTATTTTTCTTTTCCTCCCTCATTCCAATCGTGAAGATACGGGAGCGGAAAAAAACAGTTACTGAAGTGAAAGAACGAAAATCATATTTGCATCTTTTAAAAACCAATAAGGGTGTAAAAATTATCTTACTATTTGCTGTTGCTCAATTGATTATTGGCTTCGGTTCAGGCTTAGTAATTCCGTATTTAAATCTTTACTTCACGGACCGTTTTGAGGTTAGTAAGTCGCTAGTTGGGGTCATCTTATCATTAGGGCAAGCGATGACTGCAGTAGCGATGCTGATCGGCCCACTAGTCGTTTCTCGTTTTGGTGAAGTTCGGGCCGTAGTCATTCTACAGCTATCTTCAATTCCGTTTTTGCTACTGACAGCTTTTACAGAAAATTTGTTATTTGCTGTTTTAGGCTTTTTATTCCGCCAGGCATTAATGAATGCTGGAAACCCAATTCAAATGTCGCTAATGATGCGAAGTGTTGATGACTCGATGAAAGGGCTAGCTAACTCTGTTGGACAAATGGTGTTTAGCTTAGGTTGGGCAGTCATGGGACCAGTCTCAACGGGGATAGTTATGCTTTACGGTTCCTATTATGGATATGCATATGTATTTTCAATTACGGCCGCATTATATGTAATCGGCTCTGTTTACTTCTTCTTAGTATTTAGAAATGTTGATAAGCAAAAAGTAGAGGAAGTTTCAATTACTACGAAGCCTGCTGGGTAAAATTCGAATCACACAAGGATATTCACATTGCTGTAGCGAATACAGTCTATAGGAATCTCCTTGGGGGTATATAAAGATGAAACAAGTATTAGAGTTCTTTCAACGTAGATATAAAGACTCACATCACTTACACACTTTATTTAAGGAACGGCCGTTTACGATTGTATTTGAGGTTGAAACAGAACTTTATCCAGTCACAATTCAAGCAGAAACCATACAGCTTTTGAGACATACAAGTGAAGATGTAAAAATAGACGTTTTCATTCAAGGAAAAGAAGGTGCGCTTAGGAAACTTCTTCAGGGAGAGGAACGGCTACAATACTTGAAAAAGCTGGACGAAATTACTGTTCAAGGGACATACACATCTGTTTTAAAGGCAGAAACATTTTTGTACTTAAATTGCACTTCAAGCAGTTAAAAATTGCCAAAATAAATTTTTATAATAATAATTGACAGTATTTAAACACCCGTGGTAATATTTGATCTGTTGAAAAAATATTTGAAAATAATTTAATATCTCTTATCAAGAGAGGTGGAGGGACTGGCCCGATGAAACCCGGCAACCGCTAAGTGATTATACTTAGGACTGGTGCCAATTCCTGCAGAGCTTGGGCTTTGGAAGATGAGATGGATGAACCTATCTATTAAACCTTTCTGTGCTACTGTGCAGAAAGGTTTTTCTATATGTTAAGTGTCCGCCTGAAATGGAATTTCTAGTAGAAATGTCCACGAAAGGTGCCTGGCACCCTTGACATTTTAACGCGTTAATCTAAGTAAACCGATGTGAATAATACCTATAAAACAATAAAGGGGTGAACCTTGTGATAACATTAAGCTCGTTAAAGAAAGTGTTTCAAACGAAAGATGGTCAGGTAACAGCCGTTGACAATATTAACTTAACAATTAATAAAGGTGAGATCTATGGCATTATTGGTTATTCGGGTGCAGGCAAAAGTACGCTAATCCGAACACTTAACATGTTAGAGCGACCAACTTCAGGAACGGTAGAAGTTGCAGGCAAAAATTTATCTGCGCTTAGTAAAAAAGATTTAAGATTAGCTCGCCAAGAAATCAGCATGATCTTTCAACATTTCAATTTGCTTTGGTCAAGGACGGTTCGTGAAAATATATCCTTTCCCCTTGAAATTGCTGGTGTACCAAAAGAAAAACGAAAAGAGCGAGTAGAAGAATTAGTTAAGCTTGTTGGATTGGAAGGTAGAGGAGAGTCATATCCTTCCCAACTAAGTGGTGGTCAAAAGCAGCGTGTCGGTATTGCCAGAGCGTTAGCTAACAATCCGAAAGTATTATTGTGTGACGAAGCCACATCTGCGCTCGATCCAAAGACGACAGACTCAATTTTAGATCTTCTTGTTGATATTAATGAGAAATTTGGCCTAACAATCGTTTTAATTACACATGAAATGCATGTAATCCGAAAAATTTGTCACAGAGTTGCTGTGATGGAAAACGGGAAAGTCGTTGAGGAAGGACCTGTACTTGATGTGTTCCGTCAGCCTACGCAAGAAATGACAAAAGAATTTGTTAAGCAAGTTACAGAACCAGAAGAAACAAAAGAGACGGTGAAACATCTTCTAGAACAAACAAAGACTGGTAAGGTCGTTCAACTAACGTTTGTTGGTGGCGATGCGGAGAAACCGTTAATCTCGCAAATGATCCGTTCTTTCAATATTGATATTAATATACTACAAGGGAAGATTTCACAAACACAAAATGGGCCTTACGGTGCGTTGTTCGTTCATGTCGATGGCGAGGCGAGTGAAGTAGATCGTGCGATTCAATTTGTGAAAGATAAGCAAGTAAAGGTGGAGGTGATTGGTCATGATTAACGAGTTACTTCCTAATGTGAAATGGGATCTAGTTTGGGATGCCACGAAACAAACTTTATATATGACTTCCATATCAGTAGCAGTGACGTTGGTTTTAGGAATTATTTTAGGTTTGGTGCTTTACTTAACAGACAAAGGGAACCTTTGGGAAAATAAAATGATCCATGCATTAACAGCAGCAATCGTTAATGTTTTTAGATCAATTCCGTTTATCATCTTAATTATCTTATTAATCCCTGTCACGAAAGTTCTTGTTGGAACGATGCTAGGGGCTAAGGCAGCATTGCCAGCACTTATCATTGGTGCGGCACCATTTTATGCGAGAATGGTAGAAATTGCACTGAGAGAAATTGATAAGGGTGTAGTTGAAGCGGCTCAGTCAATGGGAGCAAATCATTTTCAAATCATCTATAAGGTTTTAATTCCAGAATCGCTCCCTGCGTTAATTTCCGGTATTACGGTTACTGCGATTGCGCTTGTATCTTTTACAGCTATGGCAGGTGTCGTGGGAGCTGGTGGACTTGGTGACTTAGCATTCCTCGATGGGTTTCAACGTAGTCGTAACGATGTAACATTTGTAGCAACAATCGTAATTTTACTGATCGTCTTTGTCCTTCAATCGATAGGGGACTTTTTCAAACACGCAACAGACAAACGTTAATGAATTTCTTTTCTCATTTGGGAAAGAAGTAAACTATAAAAAAACAAAAG encodes:
- a CDS encoding 3-hydroxyacyl-CoA dehydrogenase/enoyl-CoA hydratase family protein — protein: MIGRIGKVAILGSGVMGSGIAAHLANIGIPTLLLDIVPRELTEEEKQKGLTLQDMQVRNRLSQTAIQKLLKQKPAPLSEKSHVSLIEAGNMEDDMKRLSEVDWIIEVVVENLDIKKKVFTQVDEYRKPGSIVSSNTSGISIEAMAEGRSEDFRKHFLGTHFFNPPRYLKLLEVIRTKDTSDEVFQFMKQFGEDVLGKGVVEAKDTPNFIANRIGTYGLLVTVDQMVKGGYSVGEVDSVTGPALGRPKSATFRTLDVVGLDTFLHVAKNVYDQVEGAEKAVFDPPQFMRDMAERGWLGSKSGQGFFLKKKGENGSEILELDYNTMEYVPGKKLKAASVQASKQAKGRSEKLKALVYAKDRAGELVWNILKPVLIYSAEKATEIADDILAIDQAMKWGFGWELGPFETWDAIGVAKSVERMEAEGETVPAWVKEMLEKGHKSFYEGRNRFYENGDYTTAVENPKVIHIKTLKENEKIIKKNSGASLIDIGDDVAVLEFTSPNNSIGLDVMQMINYSIEEVAKNYKGLVINNQGKNFCVGANLMMILMEAQDDNFYEIDLVVRQFQKTMANIRYSPKPVVTAPFGMTLGGGTEIALPSARIQASVETYMGLVEVGVGLIPGGGGNKELYLRLLEGLPEGAQIDLQAIANRTFETIAMAKVSTSAHEAAKLGFIRPQDGISMNGDHLLHDAKQHVIHLDNQGYQPPQRKKIPVVGESGYATMLLGAKTMQFGGMISDHDLKIAQKLAFTIAGGRVPKGTLVDEQYLLDIEREAFLSLVGEPKTQQRMQYMLTKGKPLRN
- a CDS encoding acetyl-CoA C-acetyltransferase; protein product: MREAVIVAGARTPVGKAKKGTLASVRPDDLGALTVKETLKRAGNFDPSKIDDIIIGCAMPEAEQGMNMARNIGALAGLPDTVPAITINRYCSSGLQSIAYGAERIMLGHANAIIAGGAETMTMIPMGGHVIAPNPTLVENAPEYYMGMGFTAEEVARKYEISRADQDAFAVESHRKAAKAIEEGKFADEIVPVEVTLRSVGADNKLKEKKILFAKDEGVRIDTTLEGLGKLRPAFHPKGTVTAGNASQMSDGAASVLVMDREMAEAEGLTPLVRFRSFAVAGVPPQIMGIGPVEAIPKALKLAGLELSDIGLFELNEAFASQSLQVIRHLNLDMNKVNVNGGAIALGHPLGCTGTKLTLSLIHEMKRRGEQFGVVTMCIGGGMGAAGVFELI
- a CDS encoding acyl-CoA dehydrogenase family protein; the protein is MATADKVIKGGAFLLDDITADKVFTPEDFTDEQLMIAKTTEDFVVEQVVPEIEHIENHEFDRSVRLLKEAGELGLLGADVPEEYGGIGLDKISSSLITEKFALSGSFSLSHGAHVGIGSLPIVFFGNEEQKQKYLPGLATGELLAAYALTEPSSGSDALGAKATARLNEAGTHYVLNGEKQWITNAGFADVFVVYAKIDGEHFSAFIVEREFEGVSTGPEEKKMGIKGSSTRTLILEDALVPKENLLGEIGKGHVIAFNILNVGRYKLGVGCVGGAKRVLEISVKYANERKQFKQPISQFPLIQEKLGTMAAKTYAAESSIYRTGGLIEDSFNALSDEEKNDGKAVAKAIAEYAIECSLNKVFGSEALDYVVDEGVQIHGGNGFMAEYEIEAAYRNSRINRIFEGTNEINRMLVPATILRKAMKGELPFLEKATSLQEELMMMMPQEIGDEPLEQEKYLVSMAKKVFLMVAGTGAQKFGPALQKEQEILAKVAELANEVFAMESVVLRTEKAIDRNGVDANNQKLLMTRVYCQEAFNHIEATAKESLVAMEEGDTLRTMLSILRKLTRHTPTNVVALKREIAQKLIEAERYVV
- a CDS encoding arsenate reductase family protein, which produces MAITFYSYPKCGTCRNAKKWLEANGVDFEEVHIVENPPTHEEIKSMYETSGLELKKFLNTSGQKYRELGLKDKIKVASEEEVIELLSSDGMLLKRPIVTDGKTVTVGFKEEQFEQTWK
- the gcvH gene encoding glycine cleavage system protein GcvH, encoding MNIPKELRYSEEHEWVKVEGNQVRIGITDFAQSELGDIVFVELPEVGDEIQADEPFGSVESVKTVSELYAPISGKVVAINDGLDDSPELVNESPYENAWMIVIEPSDNSELEKLMSAEEYEAMIKQD
- a CDS encoding YusG family protein, with amino-acid sequence MEKKIDITSKVQGKLEEGSRMSLFLDERKVGQIILTNQGNHYEMAEGFEFKNDKIYKQEDDTTEYTKKYVDDCDMGWC
- a CDS encoding MFS transporter, which translates into the protein MGKFFGDWNTQYKGYNSNVRLFLLSSILGHIGMGIFMIIYNYYIRELGFDEQVNGKVIAMTATAQAIMLLPAGILSDRIGRKKVIFIGGLLSAIVFLSRAIFVEESLLLTAAFLSGIFMAFIQVSTIPLLAENSNEKQRVHLFSFNFAIMMVASVIGNMLGGSLSDGLQTFLSLDGVTSIRITLIIGALFFFSSLIPIVKIRERKKTVTEVKERKSYLHLLKTNKGVKIILLFAVAQLIIGFGSGLVIPYLNLYFTDRFEVSKSLVGVILSLGQAMTAVAMLIGPLVVSRFGEVRAVVILQLSSIPFLLLTAFTENLLFAVLGFLFRQALMNAGNPIQMSLMMRSVDDSMKGLANSVGQMVFSLGWAVMGPVSTGIVMLYGSYYGYAYVFSITAALYVIGSVYFFLVFRNVDKQKVEEVSITTKPAG
- a CDS encoding methionine ABC transporter ATP-binding protein, whose amino-acid sequence is MITLSSLKKVFQTKDGQVTAVDNINLTINKGEIYGIIGYSGAGKSTLIRTLNMLERPTSGTVEVAGKNLSALSKKDLRLARQEISMIFQHFNLLWSRTVRENISFPLEIAGVPKEKRKERVEELVKLVGLEGRGESYPSQLSGGQKQRVGIARALANNPKVLLCDEATSALDPKTTDSILDLLVDINEKFGLTIVLITHEMHVIRKICHRVAVMENGKVVEEGPVLDVFRQPTQEMTKEFVKQVTEPEETKETVKHLLEQTKTGKVVQLTFVGGDAEKPLISQMIRSFNIDINILQGKISQTQNGPYGALFVHVDGEASEVDRAIQFVKDKQVKVEVIGHD
- a CDS encoding methionine ABC transporter permease, whose protein sequence is MINELLPNVKWDLVWDATKQTLYMTSISVAVTLVLGIILGLVLYLTDKGNLWENKMIHALTAAIVNVFRSIPFIILIILLIPVTKVLVGTMLGAKAALPALIIGAAPFYARMVEIALREIDKGVVEAAQSMGANHFQIIYKVLIPESLPALISGITVTAIALVSFTAMAGVVGAGGLGDLAFLDGFQRSRNDVTFVATIVILLIVFVLQSIGDFFKHATDKR